From Delphinus delphis chromosome X, mDelDel1.2, whole genome shotgun sequence, a single genomic window includes:
- the DKC1 gene encoding H/ACA ribonucleoprotein complex subunit DKC1 — protein sequence MADAEVLILPKKHKKKKERKSLPEEDVAEIQHAEEFLIKPESKVAQLDTSQWPLLLKNFDKLNVRTTHYTPLPCGSNPLKREIGDYIRTGFINLDKPSNPSSHEVVAWIRRILRVEKTGHSGTLDPKVTGCLIVCIERATRLVKSQQSAGKEYVGIVRLHNAIEGGTQLSRALETLTGALFQRPPLIAAVKRQLRVRTIYESKMIEYDPERRLGIFWVSCEAGTYIRTLCVHLGLLLGVGGQMQELRRVRSGVMSEKDHMVTMHDVLDAQWLYDNHKDESYLRRVVYPLEKLLTSHKRLVMKDSAVNAICYGAKIMLPGVLRYEDGIEVNQEVAVITTKGEAVCMAIALMTTAVISTCDHGIVAKIKRVIMERDTYPRKWGLGPKASQKRLMIKQGLLDKHGKPTDNTPAAWTQEYVDYSDSARKDVKAPQVVAEAVKAPKRKRESESDETSSVAPQLVKKEKKKKKDKKAKAALESVDQPGDGDSDTTKKKKKKKKIKVEIFAD from the exons ATGGCGGACGCGGAAG tacttatttTACCGAAGAAGcataagaagaaaaaggagcGGAAATCCTTACCAGAAGAAGATGTAGCA GAAATACAACACGCTGAAGAATTCctcatcaaacctgaatccaaAGTGGCTCAGTTGGACACATCTCAGTGGCCCCTGTTGCTAAAG AATTTTGATAAGCTAAATGTAAGGACAACACATTATACACCTCTTCCTTGTGGTTCAAATCCTCTGAAGAGGGAGATTGGGGACTATATCAG GACAGGTTTCATTAATCTTGACAAGCCTTCCAACCCCTCTTCCCACGAGGTGGTAGCCTGGATTCGGCGAATACTCCGGGTAGAGAAGACAGGACACAGTGGTACCCTGGATCCCAAGGTGACTGGTTGTTTAATAGTGTGCATTGAACGAGCCACTCGCTTGGTGAAATCCCAGCAGAGCGCAG GCAAAGAGTATGTGGGAATTGTCCGGCTGCACAATGCTATCGAAGGGGGGACTCAGCTTTCTAGG GCCCTAGAGACCTTGACAGGTGCCTTGTTCCAGCGACCCCCGCTCATCGCTGCAGTGAAGAGGCAGCTCCGAGTGCGGACCATCTACGAGAGCAAGATGATCGAGTATGATCCTGAAAGGAGATTAG GAATCTTCTGGGTGAGCTGTGAGGCCGGCACTTACATTCGGACGCTGTGTGTACACCTTGGTTTGCTACTGGGAGTTGGTGGTCAGATGCAGGAACTCCGGCGGGTTCGTTCCGGAGTCATGAGTGAAAAG GACCACATGGTGACGATGCACGATGTGCTGGATGCCCAGTGGCTGTATGACAACCACAAAGATGAGAGTTACCTGCGGCGAGTTGTGTACCCTTTGGAGAAGCTGTTGACCTCTCATAAACGGCTGGTCATGAAGGACAGTGCG GTGAACGCCATCTGCTATGGCGCGAAGATCATGCTCCCAGGCGTCCTCCGGTACGAGGACGGGATCGAGGTCAACCAGGAGGTGGCGGTCATCACCACCAAAGGGGAAGCTGTCTGCATGG CTATTGCATTAATGACCACGGCAGTGATCTCCACCTGTGACCATGGTATCGTAGCCAAGATCAAGAGAGTGATCATGGAGAGAGACACTTACCCTCGGAAGTGGGGTTTAGGTCCAAAA GCAAGTCAGAAGAGGCTGATGATCAAGCAGGGCCTTTTGGATAAGCACGGCAAGCCCACGGACAACACGCCTGCCGCCTGGACACAGGAGTATGTGGACTACAG CGATTCTGCCAGGAAAGATGTCAAAGCCCCCCAGGTAGTTGCCGAAGCAGTCAAAGCCCCAAAG CGGAAGCGAGAGAGTGAAAGCGATGAAAcctcttcagtggctccccagttggtcaagaaggaaaagaagaagaagaaagacaagaagGCCAAAGCTGCTCTGGAGAGTGTGGACCAGCCGGGAGATGGG GACAGTGACACcaccaaaaagaagaagaagaagaagaaaataaaagtggaaatctTCGCTGACTAG